One segment of Carya illinoinensis cultivar Pawnee chromosome 13, C.illinoinensisPawnee_v1, whole genome shotgun sequence DNA contains the following:
- the LOC122292175 gene encoding linoleate 13S-lipoxygenase 2-1, chloroplastic-like, translated as MLKPQLSLRSQFSSTSSTQTPSFLLQKPFLHGNGNRFTSLPIFSMQNSFHKKNKNVRIAFVPGNIKAVATSSTEKPTSVKAIVTVKLTVGGFLSDVLVLNKDDIIDWLGKTLLLELVSAQLDPKTGLEKETIKGYAQKTSHDEGEVKFESDFEVPSDFGEVGAIFVENERSKEMYLKDITLNGFPNGPVNFTCDSWVHSKDDYPYKRVFFANKSYLPSETPEGLRRIREEELVTLRGNGVGERKTHERVYDYDVYNDLGDPDSSDDLKRPVLGGKEHPYPRRCRTGRPRSDKDPLSEKRSSNVYIPRDESFSEVKQLTFSVKALSSVLHALLPSLEAAIVDSELGFPYFTAIDSLFNEGVDLPTPKKAKNKVSLLNILPRLVKAITDAQDDVLRFETPETMDRDKFFWFRDEEFARQMLAGLNPYSIRLVTEWPLKSKLDPKIYGPQESAITTEMIEREIKGFCSVEEAISQKKLYILDYHDLFLPYVSKVRDIKGTTLYGSRTLFFLTPKGTLRPLAIELTRPPINGKPLWREVFTPNWDATGVWMWRLAKAHVLAHDSGYHQLVSHWLRTHCCTEPYIIATNRQLSAIHPIYRLLLPHFRYTMEINALAREALINAGGIIESSFSPGKYSMELSSVAYDQQWQFNLEALPADLVNRGLAVEDPTAPHGLKLTIEDYPFANDGLLLWDTIKEWVSDYVNYYYPNPTTIKSDQELQEWWTEIQTVGHGDKKDETWWPVLNTPKDLIQIITTIVWVTSGHHAAVNFGQYTYAGYFPNRPTIARNNMPSEEPSDEFWTNFMRKPEGALLQCFPSQMQATKVMAVLDVLSNHSPDEEYLGKAIEPAWAENPYINAAFERFNGRLKQLEGIIDERNANRDLKNRSGAGVVPYELLKPFSEPGVTGKGVPYSISI; from the exons ATGTTGAAACCACAGCTAAGTCTCCGGTCGCAGTTCTCCTCCACCTCCTCCACCCAAACCCCCAGCTTCCTATTGCAAAAGCCATTCCTCCATGGAAACGGCAATAGGTTTACCTCCCTTCCCATATTTTCGATGCAGAACTCATTccacaagaaaaacaaaaatgttcGAATCGCCTTCGTGCCTGGCAATATTAAAGCCGTAGCAACCAGCTCTACCGAGAAGCCAACGTCAGTCAAAGCCATTGTAACTGTGAAACTTACTGTTGGTGGCTTCCTCTCCGACGTCCTTGTTCTAAACAAAGATGATATAATAGACTGGCTTGGTAAAACACTCCTCTTGGAGCTTGTTAGCGCCCAGCTTGATCCTA agaCGGGATTAGAGAAGGAGACAATCAAAGGGTACGCACAAAAGACGAGCCATGATGAAGGGGAGGTGAAATTTGAGTCAGATTTCGAAGTTCCATCAGATTTCGGAGAGGTTGGGGCCATTTTTGTGGAGAATGAGCGCAGCAAGGAGATGTATCTCAAGGATATTACCCTTAATGGCTTCCCTAATGGCCCCGTCAATTTCACCTGTGATTCATGGGTTCACTCAAAGGATGACTATCCTTATAAGAGAGTCTTCTTCGCAAACAAG TCATACTTGCCATCAGAGACACCAGAAGGGTTGAGGAGGATAAGAGAAGAAGAGCTTGTCACTTTGAGAGGAAATGGAGTAGGAGAGCGAAAGACCCACGAGAGAGTTTATGATTATGATGTCTACAACGATCTTGGAGATCCCGATAGTAGTGATGATCTTAAAAGACCGGTGCTCGGCGGAAAGGAACATCCATATCCTAGGCGTTGTAGAACAGGACGCCCTCGCAGTGACAAAG ATCCATTGTCAGAGAAAAGAAGTAGCAACGTCTATATTCCAAGGGATGAATCCTTCTCAGAAGTAAAGCAGCTAACATTCTCCGTAAAGGCATTATCCTCTGTTTTGCATGCATTACTACCATCCCTAGAGGCCGCAATCGTTGACAGTGAACTCGGATTCCCTTACTTCACTGCCATAGATTCACTTTTCAACGAGGGGGTAGACTTGCCTACTCCTAAGAAAGCAAAAAACAAAGTATCCCTACTCAACATCCTGCCTAGGCTTGTCAAGGCTATTACTGACGCCCAAGATGATGTGTTGCGGTTTGAGACCCCAGAAACAATGGATA GAGACAAGTTCTTTTGGTTTAGGGATGAGGAATTTGCCAGGCAGATGCTTGCAGGTCTCAACCCGTATAGCATACGGTTGGTCACG GAATGGCCCTTGAAGAGTAAGCTTGATCCAAAGATTTACGGCCCTCAAGAATCAGCAATCACTACAGAAATGATTGAGCGAGAAATCAAAGGCTTTTGTTCTGTTGAGGAG GCCATAAGTCAGAAGAAGTTGTACATTTTAGACTACCATGATCTGTTTTTACCCTATGTGAGTAAAGTAAGAGACATTAAAGGAACAACTTTGTATGGATCGCGGACACTCTTCTTTCTTACCCCTAAGGGCACGTTAAGGCCGTTGGCCATTGAGCTAACTCGGCCACCAATCAATGGAAAGCCACTGTGGAGAGAAGTTTTCACACCCAATTGGGATGCTACAGGTGTCTGGATGTGGAGGCTTGCCAAAGCTCATGTACTTGCCCACGACTCCGGTTATCACCAACTTGTTAGTCATTG GCTAAGAACTCATTGTTGCACAGAACCTTATATAATTGCAACAAACAGACAACTTAGTGCAATCCACCCAATTTATAGACTATTGCTCCCTCATTTTCGGTACACTATGGAGATTAATGCTCTCGCTCGAGAAGCTCTCATCAATGCCGGAGGGATTATTGAGAGTTCATTCTCACCCGGAAAGTATTCAATGGAACTTAGCTCTGTCGCTTATGATCAACAATGGCAATTCAACCTCGAGGCACTACCAGCAGATTTAGTTAACAG GGGACTTGCTGTTGAAGATCCAACTGCTCCGCATGGCCTAAAGTTGACAATTGAGGACTATCCCTTTGCCAATGATGGCCTTCTCCTTTGGGACACCATCAAAGAGTGGGTTAGCGACTATGTCAATTACTATTATCCTAACCCAACAACCATAAAGTCTGATCAAGAGCTACAAGAATGGTGGACGGAAATCCAAACAGTTGGTCATGGTGACAAAAAAGATGAAACATGGTGGCCAGTCCTCAATACCCCAAAAGACCTTATACAAATCATCACAACAATCGTATGGGTGACTTCTGGTCACCATGCAGCCGTGAACTTTGGACAATACACCTACGCTGGTTATTTCCCAAATCGGCCTACCATTGCTAGGAACAATATGCCATCTGAAGAACCTTCTGATGAATTTTGGACCAACTTCATGAGAAAGCCTGAAGGTGCACTCTTACAATGCTTCCCTTCACAAATGCAAGCAACAAAAGTCATGGCTGTTTTGGACGTACTATCAAATCATTCTCCTGATGAAGAGTATCTAGGGAAGGCAATAGAGCCGGCATGGGCTGAGAATCCATATATAAATGCTGCCTTTGAGAGATTTAATGGGAGGTTGAAGCAGCTTGAAGGGATTATTGATGAGAGGAATGCCAATAGGGACTTGAAGAATAGAAGCGGGGCTGGGGTTGTGCCTTATGAGCTTTTGAAACCCTTTTCCGAACCTGGAGTGACTGGAAAGGGAGTTCCCTATAGCATTTCCATTTGA